In Bradyrhizobium sp. 1(2017), one DNA window encodes the following:
- a CDS encoding efflux RND transporter periplasmic adaptor subunit: MKRPLTIALVALAAIGAGAGSWFFADRQAVVAAAPLPAPAAVPVVAAAVTGKDVPIYLRGIGTVIAYNTDVVRSQIQGQIVKIAFTEGQAVKAGDLLAQIDPRPYEAQIEQLTANRDRDQAQLANAEANLSRYNKLGDKGYATPQLIETQTAQVAQLKAAVKGDQAQIDQANVQLSYTRLTSAIPGITGVRQIDVGNVIHPTDPNGLVVVTQIEPISLLFTLPQSDLPLIQEHAAKGTLKVIAYSQDDKMKLDEGELLLVNNEIAGTTGTVQLKAEFPNLEHRLWPGQLVNARLLLEVRKDALTVAGSAVQQGPNGSYVYVVSSDQSVSLQPVHVAQISDGQALIDQGLKSGDVVVVDGQYRLTEGSRVHELHGKAAREADLQSSVQDAIP, translated from the coding sequence GTGAAACGACCCCTCACCATCGCGCTCGTCGCTCTCGCCGCAATCGGGGCCGGAGCAGGTTCGTGGTTCTTCGCGGACCGCCAGGCGGTCGTCGCAGCCGCGCCATTGCCCGCGCCCGCTGCCGTGCCGGTGGTCGCCGCCGCCGTTACGGGCAAGGACGTGCCGATCTATCTACGCGGCATCGGCACGGTGATCGCGTACAACACCGACGTGGTGCGCAGCCAGATCCAGGGGCAGATCGTCAAGATCGCCTTCACCGAGGGACAAGCCGTCAAGGCCGGCGACCTGCTCGCCCAGATCGACCCGCGACCCTATGAGGCCCAAATCGAGCAGCTGACCGCCAATCGCGACAGGGATCAGGCGCAGCTCGCGAATGCCGAGGCCAATCTCTCCCGCTACAACAAGCTGGGCGACAAGGGCTACGCGACGCCGCAATTGATCGAGACGCAGACCGCGCAAGTGGCGCAGCTCAAGGCCGCCGTGAAGGGCGACCAGGCCCAGATCGACCAGGCCAATGTCCAGCTCAGCTATACGCGCCTAACCTCGGCCATCCCCGGCATCACCGGCGTCCGCCAAATCGATGTCGGCAACGTGATTCATCCGACCGACCCCAACGGCCTCGTCGTCGTCACCCAGATCGAGCCGATCTCACTGCTCTTCACTCTGCCCCAGAGCGACCTGCCCCTGATTCAGGAGCACGCAGCAAAGGGAACGCTGAAGGTCATCGCCTACAGCCAGGACGACAAGATGAAGCTGGACGAAGGCGAGCTGCTGCTGGTCAACAACGAGATCGCAGGGACGACCGGCACCGTCCAGCTCAAGGCGGAATTTCCAAACCTTGAACACCGGCTGTGGCCGGGACAGCTGGTCAACGCCCGCCTGCTGCTGGAGGTGCGAAAGGATGCGCTGACGGTCGCAGGCTCGGCCGTGCAGCAGGGCCCGAACGGCAGCTATGTCTATGTCGTGTCTTCCGACCAGAGCGTCAGTCTGCAACCCGTTCACGTCGCACAGATCAGCGACGGCCAGGCGCTGATCGATCAGGGATTGAAGTCAGGCGACGTCGTCGTGGTCGACGGCCAGTATCGACTCACCGAAGGCAGCCGCGTTCATGAGCTGCACGGCAAGGCCGCGCGTGAAGCCGACCTGCAAAGTTCCGTGCAGGACGCCATCCCATGA
- a CDS encoding ATP-binding protein: MVEDRTLAAPAEQPDGPAGRRGVLAQVAFWVLGSAALSGLSITCFLLGFNFATSAFTLLVAIVLASLLGSIVSSVIFSTVAVGWLIYLFVAPVHSFAVSALQDAAALTAFLVTSLVIVSMLHRIGREDALRRRQAAYLAEAQKLSHTGSFGWNIASGELFWSDETFRIFDLDPDLPPSIDIVLKRTHPDDLNTVREAIERAAKDRRDISLEHRLLLEDGSVRYIRVVAHGIADKSGQLEFVGAVMDITGQKKATTELERSEQRYRQLFSRMPIALRQLDASKLVALFRKLRAEGVEDLGSYFDSHPDFLKTCMEALSFQEANDRAIQMFGGDYAGRSMADTWRERPDTFRRAMESRFRGEASFEEETRMVTWDDRVLDVLFTTARVGPVNDLELSLVGTIDISQRVRAQERLRQVQAEFAHAARISMLGELTASIAHEVNQPLAAITTNAAAGLRWLNRPNPDLAELRKVIENTATDAKRAASIVARVHGMASRKAPERILLSLDEVVREALLFLRHEMESRDVAIRHRPDPAAPPVFGDRTQLQQVIVNLAINAMQAMTQAGTENRRIVITTVAPDASTLCCSMEDNGPGIGAEHVGRLFESFFTTKESGMGMGLPICRSIVESHGGRIAAEGKGAEGGARFWFTLPISGPTHPT; encoded by the coding sequence ATGGTCGAGGATCGGACATTGGCTGCGCCGGCCGAGCAGCCCGATGGCCCGGCCGGACGCCGTGGCGTCCTCGCCCAGGTCGCGTTTTGGGTGCTGGGAAGCGCCGCATTGAGCGGGTTGTCGATCACCTGCTTCCTGCTCGGGTTCAACTTCGCCACCAGCGCCTTCACTCTTCTGGTCGCCATTGTCCTGGCGTCGCTGCTCGGCAGCATCGTCTCGTCGGTGATCTTTTCGACTGTCGCGGTCGGCTGGCTGATCTACCTGTTCGTCGCCCCCGTGCATTCCTTTGCGGTGAGTGCGCTGCAGGACGCCGCCGCCCTGACCGCCTTTCTCGTCACGTCGCTGGTGATCGTGAGCATGTTGCATCGGATCGGGCGCGAAGACGCGTTGCGGCGACGTCAAGCCGCCTACCTCGCGGAGGCCCAGAAGCTCAGTCATACCGGCAGCTTTGGCTGGAACATTGCCAGCGGGGAGCTGTTCTGGTCCGATGAGACCTTCAGGATCTTCGATCTCGATCCGGATTTGCCGCCGTCCATCGACATCGTGCTGAAGCGCACGCATCCCGACGATCTCAACACAGTCCGCGAAGCCATCGAGCGCGCCGCGAAGGACCGGAGGGATATTTCCCTGGAGCACCGGCTTCTGCTGGAGGATGGCTCGGTCCGGTACATCCGCGTGGTGGCCCACGGAATCGCCGATAAAAGCGGGCAGCTCGAGTTCGTCGGTGCGGTGATGGACATCACTGGGCAGAAGAAGGCGACGACCGAGCTGGAGCGGAGCGAGCAGCGTTATCGCCAATTGTTCAGCCGAATGCCGATCGCGCTCCGGCAACTCGACGCCAGCAAGCTGGTGGCGCTGTTCCGGAAACTCCGCGCCGAGGGGGTCGAGGATCTCGGCAGCTATTTCGACAGCCACCCCGATTTCCTCAAAACCTGCATGGAGGCGCTCTCGTTTCAGGAGGCCAATGATCGGGCCATCCAGATGTTCGGCGGCGACTATGCAGGACGTTCCATGGCCGACACCTGGCGGGAGCGGCCGGATACGTTCCGGCGCGCCATGGAATCCCGCTTTCGCGGCGAAGCGAGCTTCGAGGAAGAGACCAGGATGGTCACGTGGGACGACCGCGTCCTCGACGTCCTCTTCACGACGGCACGAGTGGGTCCCGTCAATGATCTCGAGCTGAGCCTCGTTGGAACGATCGACATCTCCCAGCGTGTCCGCGCCCAAGAGAGGCTTCGACAAGTGCAGGCAGAGTTCGCACATGCCGCGCGAATCTCGATGCTCGGCGAGCTCACGGCCTCGATCGCCCATGAGGTCAACCAGCCGCTGGCGGCCATCACGACCAATGCCGCAGCCGGCCTGCGCTGGCTGAACAGGCCCAATCCCGACTTGGCCGAGCTGCGCAAGGTGATCGAGAACACGGCCACGGATGCCAAACGCGCCGCGAGCATCGTCGCGCGCGTTCACGGGATGGCGTCCAGGAAGGCACCGGAGCGAATCCTGCTGTCGCTCGACGAGGTCGTTCGGGAGGCCCTGTTGTTTCTGCGGCATGAAATGGAGTCTCGCGACGTCGCGATCCGGCACCGTCCCGATCCGGCAGCGCCGCCGGTGTTCGGCGACCGCACCCAGCTTCAGCAGGTGATCGTCAACCTCGCGATCAACGCGATGCAGGCCATGACCCAGGCCGGCACCGAGAACCGCAGGATCGTCATCACCACGGTCGCCCCGGATGCGAGCACCCTGTGCTGCTCGATGGAAGACAACGGCCCGGGCATCGGCGCCGAACATGTCGGCCGGCTGTTCGAAAGCTTCTTCACGACGAAGGAGAGCGGCATGGGCATGGGACTGCCGATTTGCCGATCCATCGTCGAATCGCATGGCGGCCGGATCGCTGCCGAGGGCAAGGGCGCTGAAGGAGGCGCACGATTCTGGTTTACGCTGCCGATCTCCGGCCCGACGCACCCGACCTGA
- a CDS encoding efflux RND transporter permease subunit, producing the protein MNLSAPFILRPIATALLMAGLLLLGLAAYPLLPVGALPNVNYPTIQISAQLPGADPGTIASSLATPLEQQLSQIPGVTQLTSSSALGVAQLTVQFELSRTVDSAAVDVLAAINAASPFLPPNIPYPPTIRKVNPAETPIMLIALTSDSLPLTTVDAYAENILLPKISQVPGVGLVGIGGQQKPAIRIQVNPQALAARGIGLEDVRNVIAGANVDLPKGTLNSPRVTYTLNTNDQLLKPSAYEDLIIAYRNGSPVRLRDVGTAIEAPENDLLAGWYGRDRAIILAVQRVPGANVIETVDRIKKLLPQLQASVPPAIKVTIAADRTATIRAAVSDVQFTLLLTVALVVMVIFLFLRNFWATVIPAITVPLALIGTFAVLYVLGYSLDNLSLMALSIAVGFVVDDAVVVIENIVRHLEQGMTPMEAALKGSREIGFTIVSITLSLIAVFIPLFLMGGYVGKLFQEFAITITASLLLSLVISLTLTPMMCARLLKDDSRKKHGRLYLLFERGFDALLALYARGLRVVLRHRFVTLLVMLSTVALTGYLYVIIPKGFFPQQDTGQIIGITEAAQDISFPAMSERQQAIVGILLKDPAIQSVASYIGPGGPTATLNQGRIFIVLKPKPERKASADQIINRLRPQLAHIQGITLYMQAAQDITIGARLSKTQYQYTLTDADSNELTHWSAIFLEKLRALDIITDVASDQANAGPRLEVTVNREVASSFGIVPTTIDNALDDAFGQRIISTMFTSLNQYHVVMEVDPKFQYGPEALKDIYLNSASGQQVPLSTLVHSVIEPAPILINHQGLFPSVTISFNLRPGAALGDAVAAVQKIEKDTGKPASLSTSFQGNAQAFQSSLSGTPLLIGAALIVIYIILGVLYESLIHPITILSTLPSAGIGALLLLLAVHMDLSVIAIIGIILLIGIVKKNGIMLVDFALEVERQHGLSPEAAIYQACTLRFRPILMTTMAALLGGVPLMLGTGTGAELRQPLGYTIVGGLMLSQILTLYTTPVVYLYLDKLGNWLTGREPHAAATATPSTTEADAGLSHESA; encoded by the coding sequence ATGAACCTTTCCGCGCCCTTCATCCTGCGGCCGATCGCGACCGCTCTGCTGATGGCGGGCCTGCTTCTGCTCGGCCTTGCGGCCTATCCGCTGCTGCCGGTCGGTGCGCTGCCGAACGTCAATTACCCGACGATCCAGATCTCCGCGCAACTGCCGGGCGCAGACCCCGGGACCATCGCCTCGTCGCTGGCCACGCCGCTCGAGCAGCAACTCAGCCAGATTCCAGGCGTCACGCAGCTCACTTCGTCCAGTGCGCTCGGCGTGGCCCAGCTCACGGTGCAGTTCGAGCTGTCCCGCACGGTGGACAGCGCCGCCGTCGACGTGCTCGCCGCGATCAACGCCGCCAGCCCCTTCCTGCCGCCGAATATCCCCTACCCGCCAACGATCAGGAAAGTGAATCCCGCGGAAACGCCGATCATGCTGATCGCGCTGACCTCGGACTCGCTGCCGCTGACCACGGTGGACGCCTATGCGGAAAACATCCTGCTGCCGAAGATTTCGCAGGTCCCGGGCGTCGGCCTGGTCGGAATCGGCGGCCAGCAGAAGCCCGCCATCCGCATCCAGGTCAATCCGCAGGCGCTTGCCGCCCGCGGCATCGGCCTCGAGGACGTCCGCAACGTGATCGCCGGCGCCAATGTCGATCTGCCGAAGGGCACGCTCAACAGCCCGCGCGTCACATATACGCTCAACACCAACGATCAGCTGCTGAAGCCTTCGGCCTATGAAGACCTCATCATCGCCTACCGCAACGGCTCGCCAGTGCGGCTACGGGACGTCGGCACGGCGATCGAGGCGCCGGAAAACGATCTCCTCGCAGGCTGGTACGGCAGGGATCGCGCCATTATTCTGGCCGTCCAGCGCGTCCCCGGCGCCAACGTCATCGAGACCGTCGACCGCATCAAGAAGCTGTTGCCGCAGCTGCAAGCCTCCGTTCCTCCTGCGATCAAGGTGACGATCGCAGCCGATCGCACCGCCACCATCCGCGCCGCAGTCTCCGACGTGCAATTCACGCTGCTTCTGACGGTCGCCCTGGTGGTGATGGTCATATTCCTGTTCCTGCGGAATTTCTGGGCCACCGTCATCCCGGCGATCACGGTTCCCCTGGCGCTGATCGGGACATTCGCGGTCCTTTACGTGCTCGGCTACAGTCTCGACAACCTTTCGCTGATGGCGCTGTCGATCGCGGTCGGCTTCGTGGTCGACGATGCCGTGGTGGTCATCGAGAACATCGTCCGTCATCTCGAGCAGGGCATGACGCCGATGGAGGCGGCGCTCAAGGGGTCCCGCGAGATCGGCTTCACGATCGTCTCGATCACGCTGTCGCTGATCGCGGTGTTCATCCCGCTGTTCCTGATGGGCGGCTATGTCGGCAAGCTGTTCCAGGAATTCGCGATCACGATCACCGCCTCGCTGCTGCTGTCGCTTGTCATCTCGCTCACGCTGACGCCGATGATGTGCGCGCGTCTGCTGAAGGACGACTCGCGGAAGAAGCATGGCCGGCTCTATCTCCTGTTCGAGCGCGGCTTCGATGCCCTGCTTGCGCTCTATGCGCGGGGCCTGCGCGTCGTGCTGCGCCATCGCTTCGTAACGTTGCTCGTGATGCTCTCGACCGTGGCGCTCACCGGCTATCTCTACGTCATCATCCCGAAGGGCTTCTTTCCGCAACAGGACACAGGTCAAATCATCGGCATCACCGAGGCCGCCCAGGACATCTCCTTCCCCGCCATGTCCGAGCGCCAGCAGGCCATCGTCGGCATCCTCTTGAAGGATCCTGCCATCCAATCGGTGGCCAGCTATATCGGCCCGGGCGGCCCTACGGCGACGCTCAACCAGGGACGGATCTTCATCGTCCTGAAGCCGAAACCCGAACGCAAGGCCAGCGCCGACCAGATCATCAACCGGCTGAGACCCCAGCTCGCCCACATCCAGGGCATCACGCTCTACATGCAGGCGGCCCAGGACATCACCATCGGCGCGCGCCTGTCGAAGACACAGTATCAGTATACGTTGACGGATGCCGATTCCAACGAGCTCACCCACTGGTCGGCGATCTTCCTGGAGAAGCTGCGCGCGCTCGACATCATCACCGACGTCGCGAGCGACCAGGCCAATGCCGGTCCGAGGCTCGAAGTCACCGTCAACCGCGAAGTCGCCTCCAGCTTCGGCATCGTGCCGACGACGATCGACAACGCCCTCGACGACGCCTTTGGCCAGCGGATCATCTCCACCATGTTCACCTCGCTGAACCAGTATCACGTCGTGATGGAGGTCGACCCGAAGTTCCAGTACGGCCCCGAGGCGCTCAAGGACATCTACCTGAACTCGGCCAGCGGCCAGCAGGTCCCCCTCAGCACGCTGGTTCACAGCGTCATCGAGCCTGCGCCCATCCTGATCAATCACCAGGGCCTGTTTCCCTCCGTCACGATCTCGTTCAACCTGCGGCCGGGCGCAGCACTCGGCGATGCCGTGGCGGCGGTCCAGAAGATCGAGAAGGACACCGGCAAGCCGGCTTCGCTATCGACCTCGTTCCAGGGCAATGCGCAGGCGTTCCAGTCCTCGCTGTCAGGCACGCCGTTATTGATCGGGGCGGCCCTGATCGTGATCTACATCATTCTCGGCGTGCTCTATGAAAGCCTGATCCATCCGATCACGATCCTGTCGACACTGCCGTCCGCCGGCATCGGCGCTCTGCTGCTGCTGCTCGCGGTCCACATGGACCTCAGCGTCATCGCCATCATCGGCATCATTCTCCTGATCGGCATCGTCAAGAAGAACGGCATCATGCTGGTCGACTTCGCTCTCGAAGTGGAGCGCCAACACGGGCTGAGCCCCGAAGCGGCGATCTACCAGGCCTGCACGCTCCGTTTCCGCCCGATCCTGATGACGACGATGGCGGCGCTGCTTGGCGGCGTGCCGCTGATGCTCGGCACCGGCACCGGCGCTGAATTGCGCCAGCCGCTCGGCTACACGATCGTCGGCGGCCTGATGCTCTCGCAGATCCTGACGCTCTACACGACCCCGGTGGTCTATCTCTATCTCGACAAGCTCGGCAATTGGCTCACCGGGCGCGAGCCGCACGCCGCCGCGACGGCCACTCCCTCGACGACCGAAGCCGACGCGGGATTGAGCCACGAGTCTGCCTGA
- a CDS encoding FdhF/YdeP family oxidoreductase, which produces MTRKSVRPYREPAGGWGALKALSEALLVQRVPVKGAATLSRMNQPQGFDCPGCAWPDPKHTSSFEFCENGGKAIAWEATSKRCTPEFFAEHTVTELATWSDYDLEMVGRLTHPMAYDAASDHYLPVEWSAAFDMIGRELKALPDPNMADFYTSGRTSNEAAFLYQLFVREYGTNNFPDCSNMCHEATSVGLPQSLGVGKGTVLLEDFDKADCIFIFGQNPGTNSPRMMTSLRNASRRGASIISFNPFRERALERFQAPQSPLEMITLTSTKISSKLFQVRVGGDVAVLKGIMKILVEVDEAARAAEQPEILDWDFIKGHTAGIEALIDDLKRTQWPDIERQSGLTREDIEYAANAYMKSERAILVYGMGITQHERGAHNVQQIANLALLRGNVGRDGAGVCPVRGHSNVQGDRTVGITEVPKADFLERLERHFGFRPPSEPGHNVVTALEAMIRGEVKVFFAMGGNFAAAIPDWQTTQAALRKLDLTVHVATKLNRSHLIHGRAALILPCLGRTEIDVQATGPQSITVEDSMSMVHASGGRNTPASEHLLSEIAIVAGVAKATLGDRTMVDWGGFVDDYDRIRDAIEAVFPIFQGYNARIRVPGGFHLTSTARERVWATPSGKANFLVFEGCGEDPPQCDPDFLWLSTVRSHDQYNTTLYSMSDRYRGVFGQRDVVFLNEYEMKKRGFAEGDRVDLITESTDGVERIVRNFRVVGHSFPAGCCAAYYPETNPLVPLYARDPMSFTPSFKGVPIRLVRSGGAATE; this is translated from the coding sequence ATGACCAGGAAATCGGTGCGTCCCTATCGCGAGCCTGCCGGGGGGTGGGGAGCGCTCAAGGCGCTCAGTGAGGCTCTGCTGGTGCAGCGGGTGCCTGTGAAGGGCGCCGCGACGCTGAGCCGCATGAATCAGCCGCAGGGGTTCGACTGTCCCGGCTGCGCCTGGCCCGATCCGAAGCATACCTCGTCATTCGAATTCTGCGAGAACGGCGGCAAGGCGATCGCCTGGGAGGCGACGTCCAAACGCTGTACGCCCGAATTTTTCGCCGAGCATACCGTCACCGAGCTCGCGACCTGGAGCGACTACGATCTCGAAATGGTCGGACGGCTCACGCATCCGATGGCCTATGATGCCGCATCCGACCACTATCTTCCGGTCGAGTGGAGCGCTGCGTTCGACATGATCGGCCGCGAGCTGAAGGCATTGCCGGATCCGAACATGGCGGATTTCTACACGTCCGGGCGGACCTCGAACGAAGCCGCGTTCCTCTACCAGCTTTTCGTCCGTGAGTACGGCACCAACAATTTTCCCGACTGCTCGAACATGTGCCACGAGGCGACCAGCGTCGGCCTGCCGCAATCGCTCGGCGTCGGCAAGGGTACCGTGCTGCTGGAGGATTTCGACAAGGCCGATTGTATCTTCATCTTCGGCCAGAACCCGGGCACCAACAGCCCTCGGATGATGACGAGCCTGCGCAATGCCTCGCGCCGCGGCGCTTCGATCATCTCCTTCAACCCGTTTCGCGAACGGGCGCTCGAGCGTTTCCAGGCGCCGCAGAGCCCCCTCGAGATGATCACGCTGACGTCGACGAAGATCAGCTCGAAGCTCTTCCAGGTGCGTGTCGGCGGCGACGTCGCCGTCCTCAAAGGCATCATGAAGATCCTGGTCGAGGTCGATGAAGCGGCCCGCGCTGCCGAGCAGCCGGAAATCCTGGACTGGGATTTCATCAAGGGACACACCGCCGGCATCGAGGCGCTGATCGACGATCTCAAGCGGACGCAATGGCCCGACATCGAACGCCAGTCCGGCCTGACGCGCGAGGACATCGAGTATGCGGCCAACGCCTACATGAAGTCGGAACGCGCCATTCTCGTCTATGGCATGGGCATCACCCAGCACGAGCGCGGCGCGCACAACGTGCAGCAGATCGCCAACCTTGCGCTCCTGCGCGGCAATGTAGGACGCGACGGCGCCGGCGTCTGCCCGGTTCGCGGTCATTCCAACGTGCAGGGCGATCGGACCGTGGGGATCACGGAAGTCCCCAAGGCGGATTTCCTCGAGCGACTGGAACGCCACTTCGGCTTCAGGCCGCCGTCAGAGCCGGGACATAATGTCGTGACGGCCCTGGAGGCGATGATCCGCGGCGAGGTGAAGGTCTTCTTCGCCATGGGCGGCAATTTTGCCGCCGCCATTCCGGACTGGCAGACGACGCAGGCTGCACTGCGCAAGCTCGACTTGACTGTCCACGTCGCCACCAAGCTGAACCGCAGCCATCTGATCCACGGCCGTGCCGCGCTGATCCTGCCTTGTCTCGGCCGCACCGAAATCGATGTCCAGGCGACGGGACCGCAGTCCATCACGGTGGAAGATTCCATGTCGATGGTCCATGCCTCGGGCGGCCGCAACACGCCGGCGTCGGAGCATCTCCTCAGCGAAATCGCGATCGTCGCCGGCGTCGCCAAGGCGACGCTCGGCGATCGCACAATGGTCGACTGGGGTGGGTTCGTCGACGATTACGATCGCATTCGCGATGCCATCGAGGCGGTCTTCCCGATCTTCCAGGGCTACAACGCGCGGATCCGCGTTCCCGGTGGCTTCCATCTGACCTCGACGGCACGGGAGCGGGTGTGGGCGACCCCATCCGGCAAGGCCAATTTCCTGGTGTTCGAGGGCTGCGGCGAGGACCCGCCGCAATGCGATCCCGATTTCCTGTGGCTCAGCACGGTCCGCAGCCACGACCAGTACAATACGACGCTGTATTCGATGTCGGACCGCTATCGCGGTGTCTTCGGGCAGCGCGATGTGGTGTTCCTCAACGAATATGAAATGAAGAAACGCGGCTTTGCCGAGGGCGACCGCGTCGATCTGATCACGGAATCGACCGATGGCGTCGAGCGGATCGTGCGCAATTTCCGCGTGGTCGGTCATTCGTTTCCGGCCGGCTGCTGTGCAGCCTATTATCCGGAGACCAATCCATTGGTGCCGCTCTATGCCCGCGATCCCATGAGCTTCACGCCGTCGTTCAAGGGTGTGCCGATCCGCCTGGTGCGCTCGGGTGGCGCTGCAACGGAATAA
- a CDS encoding oxalate decarboxylase family bicupin, protein MFSRRELLAVSAAGAAMVSASAQGATFGNPDEPPQGAINAKSPSSLSDPGPQNPALGKQFPSAQTPPATDVGGLPMNWASFNNAPRRIQNGGWARQVTVSDFALSKEISGVNMRLSAGGIRELHWHQAAEWAIMTYGGCRITVLDVQGRPYVADLKAGDLWYFPSGAPHSLQGLGPDGCEFVICFDDGHANEFNTLLVTDWFAHTPPEVLSKNFGVPAETFAKIPLHNRWIFQGTVPGDLAADRDAVARHAEAPPYPFVYQLGSSTPLKESAAGSIRVADSNNFKVATTVAAALVTMPPGAVREMHWHPNADEWQYYIKGKARMTVFDTGPNARTTDFSAGDIGYVPRNLGHYVENVGDTDVQFVGVFRAPRYEEVSLSNWLAHTPPALVAQHLNIDEKLIAQWPDTSPGVMPKT, encoded by the coding sequence ATGTTTTCACGACGAGAATTGCTGGCTGTATCGGCGGCAGGCGCCGCAATGGTCAGCGCCAGTGCGCAAGGCGCGACCTTCGGCAACCCGGACGAGCCGCCACAAGGGGCGATCAATGCCAAGAGCCCCAGCAGCCTGAGCGATCCTGGGCCGCAAAATCCGGCCCTGGGGAAGCAGTTTCCCTCGGCGCAGACGCCGCCGGCGACGGATGTCGGCGGCTTACCGATGAACTGGGCCTCGTTCAACAACGCGCCCAGGCGCATCCAGAACGGCGGCTGGGCTCGCCAGGTCACGGTCAGCGACTTCGCGCTCTCGAAGGAGATCTCCGGCGTCAACATGCGGCTCTCTGCCGGTGGCATCCGCGAGCTGCATTGGCATCAGGCGGCCGAATGGGCGATCATGACCTACGGCGGCTGCCGCATCACCGTGCTCGACGTCCAGGGCCGCCCTTATGTGGCCGATCTCAAGGCCGGCGACCTCTGGTACTTCCCGTCGGGCGCGCCCCATTCCTTGCAAGGGCTTGGTCCTGACGGCTGCGAGTTCGTGATCTGCTTCGACGACGGTCACGCCAACGAGTTCAATACGCTGCTGGTGACGGACTGGTTCGCCCACACACCGCCGGAAGTACTGAGCAAGAACTTTGGCGTGCCGGCCGAAACCTTCGCCAAGATTCCGCTGCACAATCGCTGGATCTTCCAGGGGACGGTCCCCGGCGATCTCGCCGCAGATCGTGACGCCGTCGCCAGACACGCCGAGGCACCGCCCTATCCCTTCGTCTACCAGCTGGGCAGCTCGACTCCGCTCAAGGAGAGCGCGGCGGGAAGTATCCGCGTCGCCGACAGCAACAATTTCAAGGTGGCAACTACGGTTGCGGCTGCACTGGTGACGATGCCCCCAGGCGCCGTCCGGGAGATGCACTGGCATCCGAACGCGGACGAATGGCAGTACTACATCAAGGGCAAGGCGCGAATGACCGTGTTCGACACGGGGCCCAACGCACGCACCACGGATTTCTCTGCGGGCGACATCGGCTACGTCCCGCGCAACCTCGGTCACTACGTCGAGAATGTCGGCGATACCGATGTACAGTTCGTCGGCGTCTTCCGCGCCCCGCGTTACGAGGAGGTATCGCTCTCCAACTGGCTGGCGCACACCCCGCCAGCGCTCGTCGCCCAGCACCTCAATATCGACGAGAAGCTGATCGCGCAGTGGCCGGACACCAGTCCGGGCGTCATGCCGAAGACCTGA
- the cydB gene encoding cytochrome d ubiquinol oxidase subunit II — MVTFWVALLAISILIYLLLDGFDLGVGILFLLPNSEVRRQAMLGAIAPFWDGNETWLVVTGVVLWGAFPVVYATVLSAFYIPVIFMLLGLILRGVAFEFRAKSQHSRWIWDLGFGGGSLVATFMQGVMVGALVQGLPINDGQYAGGVFGWLSGFSVLCGIGLCLGYALLGACWLVRKRGGAVRDLARSQIPVLATGVLLFLILVFSHALLQHLPILHRWIERPYLFVFPAIGAGAACVLASSILRHDDYWPFHMVSLIFISAFGTLALSFWPYMVPFAITIDEAAAPHASLAFMFWGAGLFIFPLLLLYVAIGFRVFRGKFDSESVRY; from the coding sequence ATGGTGACGTTCTGGGTTGCTTTGCTGGCGATCAGCATCCTGATCTATCTTCTGCTCGACGGTTTCGATCTCGGCGTCGGAATATTGTTCCTGCTGCCGAACAGCGAAGTGCGCCGGCAGGCCATGCTGGGCGCGATCGCGCCGTTCTGGGATGGCAACGAGACCTGGCTCGTGGTGACGGGCGTGGTGCTGTGGGGTGCATTTCCGGTCGTGTATGCGACGGTGCTCTCGGCTTTCTATATTCCCGTCATCTTCATGCTGCTGGGGCTGATCCTGCGCGGGGTCGCGTTCGAATTCCGCGCCAAGTCGCAGCACTCGCGGTGGATCTGGGATCTCGGCTTCGGCGGCGGCTCCCTGGTCGCGACCTTCATGCAAGGCGTGATGGTCGGCGCGCTCGTGCAGGGACTGCCGATCAACGACGGCCAGTATGCCGGGGGCGTATTCGGTTGGCTGAGCGGATTCTCGGTCCTGTGCGGCATCGGCCTGTGCCTCGGCTATGCGCTGCTCGGCGCCTGCTGGCTGGTGCGCAAGCGCGGCGGTGCCGTTCGGGACCTGGCGCGGAGCCAGATCCCGGTGCTGGCGACCGGCGTTCTCCTGTTTCTGATCCTCGTCTTCAGCCACGCGCTGTTGCAGCACCTGCCGATCCTTCACCGCTGGATCGAACGGCCCTATCTGTTCGTCTTTCCGGCGATCGGTGCGGGGGCTGCCTGCGTGCTCGCCTCGAGCATCCTGCGGCATGACGATTATTGGCCGTTCCACATGGTCTCGCTGATCTTCATATCGGCATTCGGCACGCTGGCGCTCTCGTTCTGGCCCTACATGGTGCCCTTCGCCATCACCATCGACGAAGCCGCTGCACCCCATGCCAGCCTCGCTTTCATGTTCTGGGGAGCGGGTCTCTTCATCTTTCCGCTGTTGCTGCTCTACGTCGCGATCGGATTCCGGGTCTTCAGGGGCAAGTTCGATTCCGAATCGGTTCGTTATTGA